The stretch of DNA tctagtctatatattacctcgagatcaaacattgtttgccatgttatgaagtgttctcacacatctgtccttctgtggaatgtttgttgaagctctttttccaggctttgaagtaattaagtacttggtttaagttggtaacacgttgatctgttattgactgcagtgacctgttatctttgaagacattccaaagcatttcacattttcataaattcttgtgtcttttctgtggtgttgttttcatgcaaagccacgtatttgcaaactttttctgACAGAGTATTGACAGCAAGCTTTActcgtattttatttaaattatcaagatgaaCTTACAAGCGCCCTGACTAAACCGTATTTGTTGTTTGCTGATTTTCCCAAGCGGctgaaatcttgaaaatagttttttactGTCGGTGAAATTGACTGCGGCGGGCGATTCGTCGCGAGCGATTTAAagtgagcaagtttgaagttctgaaacgctgctatatccaaatatatccagCTGGTTTTTTACTATGTTATGTAAAAGCTATCGATCTTAAACATATCTAAAATTTAGAGTGGTGTAATGTGGAGTACTCCTAAAAGAAGCAGCGGAACACGGCTTGGTCACGAAAAGCAAGACATACCTGCATTCGACACTGTCTTACTTCACTCAAATTTAAGCAGCTTCCGACGAAAATACTTGAGTGATATTCCAACAGACAAAATAGTATtgagttttgggtcaaaaatatcaaaaaggcctTTAAAAAATACACTACTCgtggcccaaaaataaagaaagaaaatttgatttcCGGTTCGTCGAGAGgatatttttggcagccattaattgCACCGGAAGCGCGGAAGGAGCGCTCGTGCCAGTCCTTCTCCGCATCACCCATTGGGCCAAGAGCGGAGTGGCCGTTTCACCGCCCTATTGCCTGATTTCATACGTTGGGAAGCTGGAACCTAGTTGGGTTGTTTGCCGGACGGAAGTGGCGCGCCGGTGGCGCCAATACTGAATTTTATTCTCGAAATGGCGGACAGAAATAGCAAGAAAACATCAGGGTGGCACTGGAACTGTGCGAGTGCACTGTGCAAAAATAACTTCCGTACTCAAGGGGTCACGTATTTTACGTTACCATCTGATCCTGAACTTCAAAAGGGCTACGCGAAAGTTCTCATGAACGAGAATGTAAACTGGCGGAAACATGTAATTTGCAGTGCCCACTGGAGCAAAGGAAGAAAATCCAAAAACCAATTGCCAGACGTAGTTTGTACTCAGGAGTATGCTGAAAAAATAGCGGAGGAATACTCCAAAAAACCGAGTATCGAGCTGAAACGAAAACTTGAGTGTGCAAGGAGAGTGTTATCATCTATAAACGCAGCATCTAAAAATAATTGTACTCCCAGAAAAGCCCCAGCGAGTAGGACACCGCTTCCTTCACGTCCTGCTAAAAAAAGACGAATGTTACCCGAGAAACTGGAAGCAGAAAATGCCAACTTTAAATGTCAAGTTGAAAGATTAACAAAAGAACTCGACGAGAAAAGGAGGTGTATCGACAATTTGCAACAAGACCTTACAAAACTTCAAACAGAACTGAGTGCTAATGCACAATATTATCAACAAAAGTTAACTGCAAAGACAACGGCAATGGAATTGAAAGAGTTTACTTATGAAACCCTTAAAAAACTCCCCCCAAAAATATTTTATATGACTGGATTAACAATAACTGAATTTGATTGTCTGTTTGAATGTGTGCAACCTTTCATAGGTGCAATGATTTATCCAGATTGCAAAGAAAGTGAAAGCACATCACATCTAAGGAAGCTagacaaaaaaacagaactagtaTGCTTTTTATCAATGTGCAGACATGCCTTACATCTTGGAGTAATGGCATGGATGACGGGTACCAGCTCATCAACAATGTCAAGGATATTTGTTGGTTGGTGTGTGTTTCTAAGCAGTGTCTTTGAGGCTATTGATATGACCCCACTGCCTGGTTTTGTGGACAAATTTATGCCAAAACAATTTGTTGAGGCAGGATATTATGATACTGCACTCATTGGTGATGCAACAGAAGTTTGGATTTCCCAGTCTGAGAATTATGATTTGaacaatatcacattctctaGTTACAAGAACCATACAACAGGAAAGATATGTGTATGGACAGTGCCTTGTGGGTTTCTACTCCATTGTACTGAGGCATATCCCGGTAGTATAAGTGACTCAGATATAACTGACCAGTCAAGAGTACTAGATTCTGTTCCAAGAGGCAAAACTGTCATGACTGACAAGGGGTTTAATATAACAGACTCTTGTCATCAGAGGGGTCTCCTGCACAACAGGCCCCCCATGAAATTTAACTCCCAGTTTGATGAGACCGAAGTTGTTAAAAATTTTGACATTGCAACTCTTAGAATTTATATTGAAAATTACATTGGCAGGGTTAGAGACTGGCAAATACTCAATAGGTGCTGGCCAAGTGGTAGAATTGATTTATTGGGTTATTGTTTTCAGATatttgcccacattgtaaacATGCTAAAAAAACCAATTGGGCCAAAGGAATGAGTAACAGTTGTGTGAAGTCTCATGCAAAattgtcttcaaaaattacCTCTAATTTATATCACtttaaaagcttttaaaatGTTCTCAGAAAGACAGTTCAGCAATAACTAATGTTGTAGTTACAGTTATCTCTTTTCATCGCTTCACTGATTTGCTTAATTAAACACAACTTTCTTTACCTGTTTTGCCATACTGTTTACCCATGACCTAAAATTGCGCAGCGTGTCATAGGTAGGTATACTTCCTAAAAGCTGCTTTCCCAGCTTAGCAAGGTAAGTATTCTCTTCATAATGCCATTCAGTCACAACCTCATGCTTAAGAATATGATCTGCAATTTCTTTCATAACATCAATCAACAGATCATTTCTTTTGATGAAAAAACAAttagagatttttttttctggtaggtAAGACTGTAAGAATGTGATCTGTCCCCCCGTACAACACATTTGGAAATTTCCCTGAATGACATGTGAGCCAGTGACTTTCTCCAATGGTGTGTCAGCATTCTCTGCCCTTGTCTATACTTCAACCAGAAATGCTTCTGTAATGCCGTCTGGGCTAGCTCCATAATTAGGATCATTAGGATGTCGAAAAAATCCACAGCTTGACACAGGAGCACCTTCATATAGGAGAAAATAATGCaacaaatattaatattaagtTGGGTATTCAGAAGTTTACTCTGGATACATTGGTGAATATGGTTCCCCTCTGGGCAAGGGGACATTATAGTGAACTCATTGATAAGTTACAGAGATATGCATCTGATATTTTACATGCCTCCATTGTATGGGTTAAGTGATTGCTTGCTTTGCCTTTTTCCCAATTACTAAAAAAATATTCCTGCTACTTACCAGTAAGTTTGGAGAAGCTTTGCAAAGCTTCCTTTTCATAAATATTGCCTCTTTGAAAGTTCTTAAATTTCTTTGGTTTGCAAATGCTTTCATCTactttattatgtatgcaaaaccaAGATGAAtcaaattctttgtttccaTTAAATCCAAGCAGAGATGGCAGTTTGCTAGCAGTGATCACTCCAACACGAGTTGCTCGCCACTCTGAGGTACCCTGAGCTACATCAAGGTACTGTTTGTTTCTTGAACTAGTAGGTTTGACTTCTTTTAACTctggaattttgacagttattaTCTCATCCTGAGACTCTGTAAGCAAATTTAGCAATGTTTGGGTTTTTTCaggacaaaagaaattttcattaCAGACTGAGTTTGTAGAAATGGAATCACTCTTGCTAATTTCTTGGTTTGATCTGTCAGCATCTGAAGGAACCAGTGCACTGTGCCAGATATCTCCAGTCTCTGCTGTAAACACAGGAATATTTTCATCATAGCTGGGAATTTGCTTTGCATAGTCATGCTCTTTGTATACAATTTTGCTCAAATAAGCACTTCGGTATGAGAGGTGGCAATATAATCCAGATTGTTTGATTTCATATTTTTCCAATGTCTGAAGAAAATGACTTGATACATCCACCTTGGACTTTGATATTCCATCCGATACCTTAGCGCCCATCTGTGAAACGTCTCTTTTCAGCCAATCACTTTTGTCTCTGCTTGAGTCAACCTTTTTGGGTGTAGCAGCAACCTTATTTTTCTGTCTCCTTCGTATGGCCACTTGTCTTGCAGATCGCgcatttctaaaatatttcAGGCGAATATGAGAAGCAGCCGTGATATTTGATTTGCTCCCTTTCGTTGGTCTGTGCCATTTCTGTAATTTCTGAGTGCATGTCAACGACAAAAAAAGCTCATTAAAATTTGTCAAATATTCTAGCTGGAGCAGAATTACAATTACATGACAACAAAGACCACATTTCCCTATCGGACACTCGCAGAAACCTTTTTGAGGAATGTTGTCTTCGAATAGTAGAGTAGCTGTGCGGGTTACTTCAGACGAAAAGCTTTTCAAAATGCTTGATTTGACGTATAGTTTGCTTCCATCTTTCAAAGCTTTTATAGTTTTCATTCGCCTCGAAGAGAACATTCTCTGAGCCTTCCGAAACTGGCCCAGCATTCCTTGTCGTTTGGATGATTGATATTTTTTGATGACTTCCTTTTGAATTTTTGGGAAAAGCAAAGCATCGCACTTCCATCCAGCTGTAGCCGGTGGAATGTCTTGCCTTAAAAGAGCTGTTGAAAATTTGTACTGTTTACAAATGCTGTTTACTCTTCTGTCAAATAAGTCTTCGTCTTTGAGTGGTAGCAATCGTTCCATCAAGTCCTTCTTCGTTCCACATGATTTCATTTGCAGCTCTTGACAAAATTTTGCTAATTTCCGGCTGTCTAGCGATTCCAGTGACCCCTCTCTAAGTTCTTTTTTAATTGCTTCTAAACTGAAAGTTCTTGTTTCAACAGCCATTTTCTCCACTTTGACTTCCGATTCCGACTTCCGTCCGGCAAAAACCCAACTAGGGTCCAGTTTCCCAACGTATGAAATCAGGCAATGTATAAGCGTCCTGCCTTCCGCGAGGAAACGCGTCGCAAAGGAAGataaaaatggacaaaattatCGCCTTTACTCCCAGtctagtttgtttgtttctttattttttttttcgcatttttaTTCTCGAGTTGGTTGGAGGGACATCTTGTTCGCGGCTTCAGTGCAAGTCGCAAAAGCATTTGACAAGCAACTTGATACCACATTACAACAAACAACGCACTTTGACAGGTTTCCGAGTCACGTCGTCTTGATTTATTGAAACACCTATGCCATCATgtatctttgtttttaaactttggATTACATTTTGATTACGTAATTATTCACATTAAATCTGGACTTCATAACAGCAAATTTCCAGTTTTGTCTTCAGCCATTTGCACTACCTCCTATCGCCAGTAAATTTGTAGACACAAGGTATCTCGACACCATACCATGCTCCTCTGTTAACACGTTTTCCAGTCACTTCTAAATGCCCAGAGTTTGTTCCTTGCTTCAAAAATTTTGTCACTGTACAAGCCATTAATCTTGGCACATGTCCAATAACTTCATCATTAGTTGTGACTTGGTTCGGGTGAACATCATTCTTGCGCTCTGTGTTGTCTGTGTTTCCTTCATTACCAGCTTTCTCTCCCACTACAGCCACAGCACTGATATCGTCGATGTTGCTGGGTTTTCACTTAGTGGACCGTTGGAGTATCGACGGCTTGAACGTTTACGGAAGAAACCGTGTATCGCATAATCAATGTTTTATTCACTATCATAATTATTCCAtctgaaatgaacaaattaCATAACAACCACTGAGATATTTGAATACGCGAAATCTCTAAGCAAATGAAcagaaaagaatcaaaataaAGGACTCAACTAAACTTACTTCTGTGGCGGGTTTCCGTAAACCACGAACTCTTGAAACTGAACAACTCGACGGTTTAAAACGCTGAAACTGGTTGACTTAACTGACTACTGAAACTGGTTAGCGACCGACTCATATCCTTTCAAACACATGCTATTAACTGATCTGAAACTTAAGCCTTAGTAACTCAaatgaataggccttttgcaactaacgatcacatggtacaaaatccgccatgctggagggcaagctcattattattcccccactgggacattaaaacaaagagacctgaaccagtcaagcttgacttgcctttgttttaatgtctcTTGTCCACCTTCTCCAGAAGGCGTCCACAATCTGCTGGATGAACTCTACTCTTTTCCTTGGGTTCCTTGTCTCATTGAACGGGCCCTGCGGAACTTGAGAAGACGCTCTACCTAACAGCATATCTTCGGACATAAATAACCTCCATCGTCTGGATCATTTGGAACTCGACCAATCGGTCGTTGATTGACTAGGTTAGCAACTTCTAAAAGACACGTATACAAGTCAAAAGGCGTCAAGGTGTGATTTCCCACTGCTTTCTTTATAGCGGTCTTGCAACTTTTTACAAGAGCCTCTGCTCAACCATTCTGGTGTGGTGCTCCTGGGGTTGTAAACTTCCACTGCATTCCTTTATCTGCTCGAAGTGTTGCAATGTTCCATCCTTCAATCATCTTGCGGAGTTCCCTTTGAGCTCCTACCATCTACGTTCCGTTGTCGCTTATCATCATAGCGGGGTAACCTCTGATGGAAAAAAAGGTGCGAAGCGTTTGAATGAATTCCATGGTAGAACAGTCAGTAGCTATTTCTCGATGGACGGCTCTTGTGTTGAGGCATGTGAAAATAACTCCATAGTACTTcgccgttttgttttttccaatttttatcGTGAAGGGACCGAAATAATCGCACGACGTATAGTGGAATGGCGGGGTTTCTGGTGCCGTTCGGTGTTGAGGTAGGTCGGCCATGATCTGTGTTTCTGTCGTCGGTTCCATTTCTCTGCAAAAAACACACTTGTACTTGACTGCTTTTGCAAGGTCGTGACCTCGCACTATCCAATAGTTTGTTCTCGTTTTAGCTACTGTTGTCGCTACCCCGGGATGTCCGCACCCATGAGCTTCTTCTATGATAAGACGTGATACGATGTGGTCATGAGGTAACAATACTGGGTGCTTTGTTTCATAGGATACGATTGCCTTATCGACGCGTCTTCCAACTCGGATAATGCCTTCGTCATCTACAAAGGGACTTAGCATCTTGAACTCGTTGTTCACTAGGCGGTTCTGTAGGCTTCTCTGTGCGTGTCTGATAACATGCTTTCTGTCTTCCTCTAACTCTTGAGCAGATAGCGGTCCTTGACACATTTGGGACTAGTTAGTTTGCTTTATCTTGGCTAGAAACTTTCTCTTCATCCTGAGTACCCATGTCATCACGCGAACTAGCTTCTTCCAACTGGAAAATATATTGCTGTCAACTATAGTTGGCGAGAATGCCACAGCTCCCACGTTCAACGTCTTCCTACATTCCTTCTCTACTTCTTCTTGGTTCGGCTCTGGTTCGCTCTGGGGCCACTGTTCTTTAGGCAGGCGTAAAAAATCTGGTCCGGACTGCCATTTACCTGACAACTCCGTAACCACTATACCACGCGAGACATCATCTGCTACGTTGTGTTGGCTTGGAATATGCTTCCACTGTGCTGGGTCGGTTTGACTTTGAATTTCTCCTATTCTGCTACAGACAAACGGTTTGTAACGCCTGATCTTGCCACGAACCCATGCTAACACGATGGCACTGTCGGTAAAGATGACGGTTTCTTTGAACTGGAAACGAGACTCTTCCTTGATTGTGGCTTGTAATCTGGAAGCTAATACAGCCGCTTGTACCTCAAGCCGCGGGATTGCGATCTTTTTGAAGGGATCTACTCTTGACTTGGCTGCTATGAATCTGATATCAAATTTACCCTTCTCTACTGCCAATCTGATGTAAGCACATGCGCCAAATGCGTCTTGAGATGCGTCTGCAAAGACACAAAGTGTCGGTTGGGAATCTGCGGGTTCCGGTGGGGATAAACTCCTTGGAAAGGAAACTTCATTAAGCTCTTTCATTTCCTTGAAAAGACTGAGCCACTTCTGTTGCACTGCTGCAGGGAGGTCTTGGTCCCACTCATATCCTTGCTGCCATAGCTCTTGAAAGCCAATCTTAGCTCGTATCAGAAAAGCTGCTGCGAAGCCAACAGGGTCATAAATTCTTGCTATTTGACTGAGGATACATCTTTTAGTCCATTCGCTTGAGTCCAGGCAGTCTATGGTCTCAgatttcactttgaacttaaagGAATCTTCGGTAGAGTTCCACACAATGCCTAAGACCTTATGTTCACCTGATCCATTAGGAACATTCACTTCTTCATTCTGTTTATCGCCAGTGTCCTTTAAATCTCTATTTGATTGCCATTCTTTAATTCTAAAACCACCTTTGGCTAACACTTGATCAATTTCCGTCGTCAGTTGCCGAGCGTCTGACGCAGTTTGCACTGAGTCCAGAAAGTCGTCCATGTAGctgttttctttcagtgtcTTTGCTGCACTCGGACTTTGATTTTCTCCTTCTGCTgctgtttttctcaaggctatttgtGCCATAGCTGGTGCTGGTTTGTCACCAAACGTCAAAAACGGTCTTCACGTAGGTGTCAGGCTTTCGATCTATCTCCATACTTCTCCACAGGAATCGATGTACGTGCTGGTCTTCCTCTGGTATCAGAATTCTGTGGTACATCTTGGATACGTCACCACTGATGGCTACTTGATTTTCTCTAAAGCGCAGAACGACCCCAAAAATACTGTTTAACAGGTCCGGTCCTTTTAACCAATAGTCGTTCAGTCGGTGGCCTTGATATACCCAGGACGAATTGAAGACAATTCTTATAGGCGTGCTCTTTTTATCTGGTCTCAAAACCTCGTAATGAGAGATGTAATGCACAGGACCAGTGTATTCTGCCAATTTCGCGTCTGTTAACTTTCTAGAAAACTTCATTTCTTCCATCTCTTGCATCTGCTTGTTATATGCTTTAGCGTTCGCTTGGCTCTTCATTAATCGGCGCTCTGTTGCTTCTAACTTTTTCATAGCTTGTGACCGGTTATTGGGGAGAAACTTGGGATCCGTTTTCCACGGATAGGGAATCATCCATTGATTTCCAACTTTCTTGCAGGAGTTTTGTATCATTCTTGTTTCCTCTCGTTCTGACTGGGTTAACTTATCCGCTGAGCAGACACAGGGTTTCACTGCTACTCCCATAGATTCTGTGGACCAAAATTCTGACCGATGAACAGGAACGGTGTAGCTGACGAGAAATATTCTAtttgtttcttgatttttgCTGGTTGTTGCCCCAATTACCACCCATCCAAGCGGTGAATTCCTGGCCACCAGAGGTTCTGATTGTCTCGTCTCGCCAGTGTGCATTTGGGCGTGGTCTATACCAATAAGTAGGTCCACTGGACCTGAGCCTCGATAAATCTTCTCTTTCGTCAGAAGTGACTTTTTTGCAGCATCCTCCTTCGAAATTCCGGCAATGTCATCGCTTATTCGGGGAATCCCTACTGCCTTCACAACGAAACTTCTCCTGTTAACTAGAGAGGTTAGTTGGACCTTGAACTCTTTTGTCTTCATCTGCTCCTCTTCTCCGCCTATTTTGGTTATGGTAATTGAAACGTTCTTCCCGTCTAGACTCTCTGCTGTCTCCATACGAATCAGACTTAGTTGAGCTCCAGAGTCGAGAAGTACATTGCCACGCTTGTATAATCCCTGCCCTCCTCTTTGTACTGAGATAATCGGTAGTAATACATCTTGACTATCCAGGACTGAAGAGATGCTTACTCTGACGTCTGCATTCTTGTGCAGCAGAGGATGATGGTAGTATTTGCATTGCTTGCCGTTCATTGTTTCTGTACATTGTGCTCTTCTGCTACAGTTGGACATTCTATGTTCTCTACCCGCTCTTTTAAGGCAGCTAAAATAGGCGTGGTTCTCCTTGGCGGCATTTAAACGCTCATCTAGACTTAACGCAGCAAATTTCAGGCACTGGTCCGGCCAGTGAGTTGAACCTTTACACAGCCAACATTTAAAGGTTGATACTTTGCTTCGTTCTTCATTTCCTTTAGTTACGTAATTAACTGCGTGATGAGTGCTACTTGTCCTGAGGGGGGCGGTGGCTCGCATGCGCGACTTCATTTCAGTGGTCATCCACGTCATCAGATGGT from Montipora capricornis isolate CH-2021 chromosome 9, ASM3666992v2, whole genome shotgun sequence encodes:
- the LOC138015679 gene encoding uncharacterized protein is translated as MADRNSKKTSGWHWNCASALCKNNFRTQGVTYFTLPSDPELQKGYAKVLMNENVNWRKHVICSAHWSKGRKSKNQLPDVVCTQEYAEKIAEEYSKKPSIELKRKLECARRVLSSINAASKNNCTPRKAPASRTPLPSRPAKKRRMLPEKLEAENANFKCQVERLTKELDEKRRCIDNLQQDLTKLQTELSANAQYYQQKLTAKTTAMELKEFTYETLKKLPPKIFYMTGLTITEFDCLFECVQPFIGAMIYPDCKESESTSHLRKLDKKTELVCFLSMCRHALHLGVMAWMTGTSSSTMSRIFVGWCVFLSSVFEAIDMTPLPGFVDKFMPKQFVEAGYYDTALIGDATEVWISQSENYDLNNITFSSYKNHTTGKICVWTVPCGFLLHCTEAYPGSISDSDITDQSRVLDSVPRGKTVMTDKGFNITDSCHQRGLLHNRPPMKFNSQFDETEVVKNFDIATLRIYIENYIGRVRDWQILNRCWPSGRIDLLGYCFQIFAHIVNMLKKPIGPKE
- the LOC138017316 gene encoding uncharacterized protein; translation: MAQIALRKTAAEGENQSPSAAKTLKENSYMDDFLDSVQTASDARQLTTEIDQVLAKGGFRIKEWQSNRDLKDTGDKQNEEVNVPNGSGEHKVLGIVWNSTEDSFKFKVKSETIDCLDSSEWTKRCILSQIARIYDPVGFAAAFLIRAKIGFQELWQQGYEWDQDLPAAVQQKWLSLFKEMKELNEVSFPRSLSPPEPADSQPTLCVFADASQDAFGACAYIRLAVEKGKFDIRFIAAKSRVDPFKKIAIPRLEVQAAVLASRLQATIKEESRFQFKETVIFTDSAIVLAWVRGKIRRYKPFVCSRIGEIQSQTDPAQWKHIPSQHNVADDVSRGIVVTELSGKWQSGPDFLRLPKEQWPQSEPEPNQEEVEKECRKTLNVGAVAFSPTIVDSNIFSSWKKLVRVMTWVLRMKRKFLAKIKQTN
- the LOC138017317 gene encoding uncharacterized protein — protein: MSEALKEAKVTRRNGKAAPTRAGKSLRHTIESKRPATEVRESLAKVQEAYEKLTQKHEESTKLIEDDEEFEKEEMWLEECQEMFMRVEVQAKEYIDKTETVKSISVSTKDDILNDVGSASPPQNNSGMSGMQLGGNQSINTSASNTSVVNNQENNQNTAGDSCGFKMEKPKMYKFSGDVREYAIFKADFQHAIESKYSTRDAITFLRTCLQGKPLELIKGIGTDYTAAWEYLDSIYGDPRVVSDTIMQDVVKFKPLRDGEDARFCDLVHLVKRCYITLKDIGVPGDMDNRHMLSLIEKKMCADDRKVWSRDLEKNGEPATLHHLMTWMTTEMKSRMRATAPLRTSSTHHAVNYVTKGNEERSKVSTFKCWLCKGSTHWPDQCLKFAALSLDERLNAAKENHAYFSCLKRAGREHRMSNCSRRAQCTETMNGKQCKYYHHPLLHKNADVRVSISSVLDSQDVLLPIISVQRGGQGLYKRGNVLLDSGAQLSLIRMETAESLDGKNVSITITKIGGEEEQMKTKEFKVQLTSLVNRRSFVVKAVGIPRISDDIAGISKEDAAKKSLLTKEKIYRGSGPVDLLIGIDHAQMHTGETRQSEPLVARNSPLGWVVIGATTSKNQETNRIFLVSYTVPVHRSEFWSTESMGVAVKPCVCSADKLTQSEREETRMIQNSCKKVGNQWMIPYPWKTDPKFLPNNRSQAMKKLEATERRLMKSQANAKAYNKQMQEMEEMKFSRKLTDAKLAEYTGPVHYISHYEVLRPDKKSTPIRIVFNSSWVYQGHRLNDYWLKGPDLLNSIFGVVLRFRENQVAISGDVSKMYHRILIPEEDQHVHRFLWRSMEIDRKPDTYVKTVFDVW